The Taeniopygia guttata chromosome 27, bTaeGut7.mat, whole genome shotgun sequence region TTCCCTCCTATGCACGCCACAGAAAGCAGTACCACATCCCATGCACTACAGAGGCAGGATCTGCTGCAGGCCTTCAGAGGCATCAGAAaactccccagctccctcagatcCACTGgttttctcctctcccagaAGAAAGGGAAGTAATTAATATTACCCCCAGCAGTCAAAATGAATATATACACAAAatttcagtgctgcagaaataCAGCCCCTGAATTTCCACTGGCATGGGAGAAGCAGGTAACATGTGGCACCCGGGAGTGCTGTGCACCCCTGAGATGATGGCTCTTTGGGGACAAAGAGAGCCACATCTCCCAGGATATGCAAATTATCCTGCTTTTTCTGGAGTCCTGGGAGTGACCAAGAGACAGTCTGTGAGAAAAATGCTAGGAACACACTtcactgggaatgctgctgtTTAAACAGCCTGGAAACAAGTACTACAGTCCCAgtgagctcatcctgctgccgAGTGCAGTGCCCTGAGAGCGAGGATGCTCAGGTGCTTACCTCTTCCCCCTCCTCAGAATGGGTAGATAACTGGTCATGTTGAATGATCTCAGCATCCTCCTCCGTTGGGCCATTGCCCACCCGGATCCCACCAAAGTTGTGCGTGCCCTGACAcatgcagaaaagaaagagcaaagtgttgtttgggttttagtGCAAAAGTGCAGGTTTCTCATGACTccatgtgcagcagcagctcacagaggaaaacaaaatattaaatagtaAGGCCCAGATTAAGGCAGGTACAATTCTATTTCCCAGCTTGGATGGGAAAGGTGCTGattcctgctggggctgggggaaaaaaaaaaaaagtctgtctgAGTGAATCCTTGGTACATTTCTACAGTGTAACTGCAACCATGAGGACAATAAAGGCACACCTCTCAGAGGACATTTGCTGGCTCTGACATGCAGCAGCCCCACGTCCTGCCCAGCATGGCTGGACAAGCACACACCACTGGTGGGTACTGGAGCAGGTCATGGAGCTGAACACActaacacaaacacacacacacgtgcTCCCACCAGCCTCAGGCATACCAGCACTGCATGGAAAACCAGATCTTCCCCTGCCTGGAAACTCTACCTTGTGCAAGCAGGTCCTTTTAGAGACATCTGTTCTGACATTTAACATCTGACCCTCAGCTGCACCTCCAGGACTCCAAAGGGAAAAGAACAATACACAGACTGAGCTGAAATGCTGAAACTGGGAGCAGATCTCACCTGACCCCTGAGTCTGGCCCCTAGAAAGGCAAACTACAACACCACAGATAGAAATAAACCCTGTGCCCAGCTTCAGCACTTTGGGTCACctgtgacacaggacgtgaccTGACTTGCCACATCCAGACTGTGGAAGTCCAGGGATGCCCATGCAGATGGAAGAGGCTGAAGGTCCCAAGACCTGGTGCTTGCACAGACCAGCAGAACAGCTTCTCTGAGTTCTTCTACCTCCTTTGTCCTTAGAAGCCTGCTTTTATTTCAGGTTGAAATATAAATATGCTCAAAATGCCAGCTATAAATTAGAGATTTTATCAGGTTTCTAAAAACAAATTAGGTAGGCGTTTATgctctgaaaacagaaataaaatttaaaacccCCTCCATATTAACAACTAAGACAATGCTTTTATTAGGATTTTCAGTATCTCTGAAACACCACAAGTCACTGAAGACTCCTGTCAATATTCTATTTATGTATTTCTAGCCTGTGTGAACTTGCACTTGAGCAGCCTTTCCCTCACACTCGACTCATATCCATTCCCTGTAACCCAGCCAACCTAAACACAGCTCCAACAGCTCCAATTGTTTACTTGATCCTTCTAAGCACACTTCACACAAGACCTCCCCTCGCAGCTTCCTGATGGAGATGCATTTCATACGCTGGAGGGATCCTGCACAAAAGATCCATTGTCATTTCTGACATTTCTGTGATGAGACTAAAGTGTCATGAGAGAACCAGCTGACGTGTCcctcccagcacctctggcACCTGGAGAGCATGATGTGCTTCACACAATTGGTGAGActctcacctcctcctcagCCAGGCAGATTCAGAACTAAAAGGTAGCTGAAATAGGCAGGACTGGGGAAAGGACTAAGTTCTGGGGCTGCCAAAATCTGCAGCAGAAAGCTTTGGCAGCAAAGAGCCATCTATAAACTTAGAAACACGTAAGTCAAAACAACTGCCACCGAGAAGTTTGTTTGTGCACAACcattttataataatttcaGGTCAAAGTGTGTACAGGACAGATGTGTCACAAATCCAATGGTTACTGACATGGAGTTGCTGGAGGCCATCACATCACTGTGTGTTTGGGAACACGTAATGCAAACAGAAATGCTGCACTGAGAAGAGTCCTAATCTATCTTAAACAAATAcacaagcagaagaaaaaaaggggaatttaaCATGGGGAGATGTAAAATGGCAGGAaatcctgtgctgctctgcaggttGGATTCAGCAGCACTCCTGCAAGGAAGTGTCTCTGTGCACGCACAACTACCATCCTGCAGCCTGGGTGTTCATCCAGAATGTATCAATTTGGCTAAACTTTGCTCTTTCCAAGAGAAAGTGTTTTTCACCCTAAAGTTGCACTTGCCATTCCCTTATGAAATTGAGATAGGTTCCATGCTCCCCTGATAACCAGACACAAAGCCAACTCCCGTCTGCAATGCATCAGGCGAGTTTGAAGTGCACTCACTGTTGCAGCCGCTGCTGCCTCGAGCGCCTGCGCGTTCGTGCTGCCCTGGGCCTCCTCGGGCTGCCCTTCCTGGGGGTGGACGGAGAAGAgacagggaggaggaaggaaacaaaagagaaaggGAGACGAATGGAGGGGACATGGGAGGATGAAAGGTGGTCAGAGAAGGGAGAGGGAGTGTCTGTAACTGAACTGGTCTTTGACTCGCTGCACATCCTCACAGCGCTGCCAGACATGCACGTCTCCGCAGTGTTCCTGCACCTCACACACAGGTACTGTACAGTGCAGCTGGAAACCTACAGAGCACCCCAGCACACAACCAACCTCTCACATCAGTCTCTAAGTCtcttttaattgttttagtTTTTAACCATCCAAGCTGTTTGAACAAAGATAGCTGAGAATTCTGCCAGCCAGTTCCATCTCTGTTTCCCACTGCCAGCCTAGCCCAGCCACAGAAATGCATCCAGCAGCCAGTGAGGCTGTTCCTAACCAGCTACCAAAGCCCAAGCCAGAGACACTGTTGTGATCATTGCCAACAGAAGGGGTTTTTAAAAGCAGGTTTGATGCTGGATCCAGATCTGGGAAGCAGGCAGGCAACACTCTGTCTCCAGTAACACCCACCTGCTGGCATGCCCAGGAATATGCAAAAACACTTTACAGGTTTCAATGCAGTGTGAACCCATGAATCCAAGCTCAGGATGGAGAACACAGCTTTTCAACCAAAATCAGTTTTCATATGGAAAATATAAAAGGGAGTCACCCACCAAGTGTTTTCTCCTTAAATACTGCTGGCGAAGGACCAGGGGTTTGGCCACCAGCATCCATGGCACACACAGCAAGGCTACCACCACAAGGAAGCACTGGAGCCCTTTCTGCAAAAGAAACAAGtctcagctgcagcccctgctcaaacacacacagaacCCAGCAAGAATGGCTGAATTCCCAGCATGTGGATGCTCCACTACCTCTCTCTCTTCTGGGAACAGCAATTACATACTTCatgcctgcagctgccacctctGACTGAGCACAGCATTTAATGCTGGGACTGGGTTAGACTGGGGAAAAATCCAACAGATCCTGCAGGGAATGAGAATTTGGCAGGTGTCTGATACTGCTGGGAGGAAATAGCGTAGGTGTCTGAGCTAAGCTGAGAGGAATCACACTGCAGACATGGGACAATATTCCTAATTGCTTCCCACAATTAATCAGGATCTGCATGTTCTGAAGCCACAGCTGACTTATGGTCAGACAAATAAAATTTCCTGGTATAGGGATTATTCCTTCCTTCTCCAATATTACGTAGTATCAGCCTTCAGAAATGCTCTGTCACAGTGTAAAGATGTATCATGCTTGATTTGCCAATTATGACAAGGTCAATGAAACGCTCCAGTATCACCAAGCACCTCTGATTCTGCTCTAGCAAGAGCACTCACCTGCCCACTATAAAGCATCTTATTACTGGTGTCCTCATAGGAGAACAGAAACATGTTGATAAAGTGTATTAAGAGGCTTGGTGCTTCCTTGGATGTGTGAGCATCATAGGCTGTCCACTTGTAAAAGATGAGAATAACAAGGTATCCAAAGAGGGAGGACATGAAAATCATTTCTGGGATAAATCCAAGGTATATGTTCAGTGGCTTCTTAAAATAGctacagggaagaaaaaagaaagaaagtttATATTAGTTTTAGGGCAAAATTAGAATTAGAAAGTTAGAATTAGGGCAAAAGCTTTTAATAAGAGTGTGAAGACAATGCAGGGGCTCAGCAAAGACAACAGCTGGGCCTGGAGCACAGGAAATGTGGGACAGGCACAGTTCTACACACAGCCAGAGACAACTGCACTGCAACTTCCATCAGGAGGTGAGGGCTGACAGGCATCTTAAACCACACAGCACCCAAAGACATTCCACTGCCCCCACCATGAGAAAACCAGAGCAAAGCACTTACATGTGGTTGAGGAGACTCAAGGCGACACCAAAGAGCATCTGGAAAATGCCAAGGATCACAGACATCTTCATCTTAAAGGAATTGAGGAAAGCCAGCTTATTGCTGGCAATATTCCAGATCTGTGAAAAACAACACCTAGTCAGATAaccagggaaaggaaaacaggagaaggaaaacactCCCTTTAAGCTAAACAGTATGAGCCAGGCAGGAAGTGTGAGGCTGAAAAAGCAGGTTTTAAAAGATGTATTTCTCCTACAGATTTCTTTTGGGGAAATGAGCAGACAAGCTTTCAGCTGGGAACAACCTGATAGTAACTGAGCCCAGCACTGAGCAGGAATCAAACCTGTTTGCATGGTACCTCAAAGATGCAGGAGAAAAGAGGCTGTACCCttaacagaaacaaaatgatTATTCATTTAAAGGAAGAATTAAACACAGGTCTGATTTCCTGCACTTCCTCTTTATGTGGAACCCACACAAGGTTTGTCATATATTACAAGCAGAGTTAAGAGGTGTTGATGCAGGCAGGTACAAAGTGGCAGGATTACTGGGAAATGTACATTTCCAAGGGTGACTGAAAAGAGAGATTAACAACTTTCCCCAAGGTAAAAAAGTAACTTCAGAAAGTGATTTTCAAGGCTCATCAGATTTGATTAAAGCACTGCAGGTCAGAAAGGGTGAGAAAGCAGCCTTTAATGGATCTCAGAACAAGGGTCTCTATCCCAAATCTGGCATCTCAGAACACTGAACAGACAGgtacttttctttctgctgacACAGAGGATTTTGCCCAAAATACTGCAGAGGAAGAATGAGCTCTTACTGGGTCAATGCCAAATGGGTAGGGCCCACCAAACACCCCTGGGATAGCAggatccagctgcagcaggggggTGGTCTCCAGCAAAGCATCTCTGTTTGGGAACAAGATTATAAAAACATTAGTAGCAATGCCACCCTCCTTCTGTAAAAACTAACAACACTCTTCCCTTGTGAGAGCAAGAAATAGCTTAAATTGAGAGAACGTCAAGGTTGCAGAACCTGTAGAACCTCTACAAATTCTAGAGGTTGTAGAACCTCTAGACTATTGGGAATATAGTCTAATTAATAAAACCCTGTTTCTTGGTCTTTTATTCAGTGACACAAGGAAGACAGGTTCAGGTGACAGGAATCTTGAAATGTCTATGGGGAAATAGATGAGAAACTGCATCTTTGTaagttttctgggaaaaaaaaacaacaaacatttTGAATCTTGGCATGTATTATCCCATTTACAACCCTCTTGCAAATCTACCTGAGACAGAGGTcagaaatttttgttttcctcagctGGAAGGACAATGGGGAAGGACAAGTCTCACTGTGTCTACAAAGTCACCAAGGGTTTACTCACGACCAGTTGGCTTTATTGAACATGGGCCGGACGCTCCAGGAGGAGCCGAACATGTTGAGGGATTTGGAGAAGCAGTCGTTGTAGATGAGGCCAGTGTAGGTGGAGAACAGCCCCATCAGCAGGATGATGTAGCGACCACTGAACACCATGTTGAACATCTGGtggaaaaacccaaaaggaACAAAGGAATCCGTGAGAACAGGGAAGGTCCCTCCTAAAGCCAAACTAGGAAAATCAGTCTGCTGTGGAACAAACATTGGCCACGTGAACCAGAGGCCAAAATCTATTTCTCCTTGTCAGGGATTAAGAGTGCaagagggagcagagcagcacagataATGAGGATAAAGGGGCACCATGGATCTCCACAGGGgacccaggagcagctggagaggacAAACTGCACTGCACAGCCTGATGCAACTCCCAGCTGGCAGCCTGAGTTTGGAATCAGGAGCACAGACCCTGTCAgtctcctccagccctgccagtgtATCTTAACTCTGGTTCAGCTtctgccagccctgagccagCAAAACCAACTCTGAGCAGCAAATAGGAAAAATGTTAGGGATGGGATATTTATGTACAGGAATTGGGAGTTTTGCAGTGGCTAAACCCCACTATGATCCAGCTAAATTCGGGGTGATTTGTTTACACCAACTTACCTACTACACTTGATAATTTCCTTCAgacaaatgaaattaatattttcctataaatctacaaaaggaaaaatcaagggAACTCAATACTATTatgaaattacattattttgtgtgtgtttgtatgcGTGTGCTCTTCAGGCTTCCCAGCCTGTCCACGTGCTACAAAAATTCCAAAGGAGGCGTAATGGGCATTGTCAACTCAAAAGGAGAAGGATGGGAGTAAACCAAGGTGCAACTCTTTGTTTGAAATACACACTCAGCATGATCTGCCACTTTACCTCATTGTCACTCTTCTGGGACAGAATCCGACTTTCCCTCACCACCATCCAGACAGCAATCAGAGTCATCAGGATTCCATggccaaaatccccaaacatcACAGCAAACAGGAATGGGAAGGTGATGATGGTATAGGGTGCTGTgagggaaaagacaacattcCCAGGGCACTGTGTGTTAGTCAGCCCAGATTCATCATGGTATAGTCCAGGCAATTTAGTAAATATAACTCCCCAGCTTCCCCTCTGGAAAGCTCACAAGTCTCTACTAGAATTCTCTATTAGATATTTCCACATAGGATAGGCAATATAGACAAACATCACAACTAAAACATTTAAGACAGAAGTCTTGGACTTTTCTGCATCTGAATTTACCTGGATTTATTTCCCGATATGTCCCAATGCCATAAGCATCAACAATGTTTTGAAAGCCAGAAGTAAACTTGTTAGTTTTGTTGTATGTGGGTGGGGTCTGATTGGTTTGCATCCTGTTTAAAATAGATGGGACAGTGGATCCGCTGTGCTCCTGTTTGagaaaaacaaagggaagaTCAGCAAACCCACCCTCAGAGCATTGGAGGACTAAGCCCAACACAGCTGTCCCCCTGGCATTTGGAAAACTGCAAGCCTGAGTGTTTGCAGTGTGCTTGCACAATGAGacactggagcagctgaggaaggcTGCCAGCATTCCACTGCTCTCCACTTCGTCTAGCAGGAGTAAAGGTGAACATAGTCTGTGTAGGAcagacaagaaaacaaaaagcaagtgGAAGgactttaaaaaacccaactctCTTGGCTATCTGAGCAGAGGGTGAGTTTGCCAACATCCTGGAGAGCTCCTCTATCCAGACACCAGGACTACAGAGCCTAGCCAGGGTAACTAAGCATACCAAAGGACTTACACACAGTAAACTCCTCACCATTCCAGCATTCACCTGAACTTTAACCTTCACACAATgtatttgttactttttttatCTCTAAGTCGACATTCCTGCACGCTAAGTAACTATCCTCTGTGATTCCAACAGGCCAAGGGGATGGTGCTCAGAGGCTCACAATACAGAAAAGGCAACGAGCCCAAGTGTGGTGGCCCAGCATCTACTCACAGTGCCTCTCCTGAGAGCAAACTGGATGGAATCGAGGTCAGCAACGGGACACCAGACTTCAGCAATCAAGCACTTCTGTGTCACGTCGATGTTGCACAGGTTCAGGGTGTGGTAAATCGCCTTCATTTTCCTCACTTTGATGAACCACACACGGATGTTTTtagcagctgcctgcaaaacccTCTGGCGGTGATCCTCAGTTTGGTTCAGCACCtttcagaggagcaggagaaagaTGAGGCC contains the following coding sequences:
- the ATP6V0A1 gene encoding V-type proton ATPase 116 kDa subunit a 1 isoform X2, which codes for MGELFRSEEMTLAQLFLQSEAAYCCVSELGELGKVQFRDLNPDVNVFHRKFVNEVRRCEEMDRKLRFVEKEIKKANIPIMDTGENPEVPFPRDMIDLEANFEKIENELKEINTNQEALKRNFLELTELKFILRKTQQFFDEAELHHQQMADPDLLEESSSLLEPSEMGRGAPLRLGFVAGVINRERIPTFERMLWRVCRGNVFLRQAEIENPLEDPVTGDYVHKSVFIIFFQGDQLKNRVKKICEGFRASLYPCPETPQERKEMASGVNTRIDDLQMVLNQTEDHRQRVLQAAAKNIRVWFIKVRKMKAIYHTLNLCNIDVTQKCLIAEVWCPVADLDSIQFALRRGTEHSGSTVPSILNRMQTNQTPPTYNKTNKFTSGFQNIVDAYGIGTYREINPAPYTIITFPFLFAVMFGDFGHGILMTLIAVWMVVRESRILSQKSDNEMFNMVFSGRYIILLMGLFSTYTGLIYNDCFSKSLNMFGSSWSVRPMFNKANWSDALLETTPLLQLDPAIPGVFGGPYPFGIDPIWNIASNKLAFLNSFKMKMSVILGIFQMLFGVALSLLNHIYFKKPLNIYLGFIPEMIFMSSLFGYLVILIFYKWTAYDAHTSKEAPSLLIHFINMFLFSYEDTSNKMLYSGQKGLQCFLVVVALLCVPWMLVAKPLVLRQQYLRRKHLEGQPEEAQGSTNAQALEAAAAATGTHNFGGIRVGNGPTEEDAEIIQHDQLSTHSEEGEEFDFGDTVVYQAIHTIEYCLGCISNTASYLRLWALSLAHAQLSEVLWTMVIHIGLSVRSLGGGLGLFFIFAAFATLTVAILLVMEGLSAFLHALRLHWIEFQNKFYTGTGFKFLPFSFDIIREGRFDD
- the ATP6V0A1 gene encoding V-type proton ATPase 116 kDa subunit a 1 isoform X4 — encoded protein: MGELFRSEEMTLAQLFLQSEAAYCCVSELGELGKVQFRDLNPDVNVFHRKFVNEVRRCEEMDRKLRFVEKEIKKANIPIMDTGENPEVPFPRDMIDLEANFEKIENELKEINTNQEALKRNFLELTELKFILRKTQQFFDEAELHHQQMADPDLLEESSSLLEPSEMGRGAPLRLGFVAGVINRERIPTFERMLWRVCRGNVFLRQAEIENPLEDPVTGDYVHKSVFIIFFQGDQLKNRVKKICEGFRASLYPCPETPQERKEMASGVNTRIDDLQMVLNQTEDHRQRVLQAAAKNIRVWFIKVRKMKAIYHTLNLCNIDVTQKCLIAEVWCPVADLDSIQFALRRGTEHSGSTVPSILNRMQTNQTPPTYNKTNKFTSGFQNIVDAYGIGTYREINPAPYTIITFPFLFAVMFGDFGHGILMTLIAVWMVVRESRILSQKSDNEMFNMVFSGRYIILLMGLFSTYTGLIYNDCFSKSLNMFGSSWSVRPMFNKANWSDALLETTPLLQLDPAIPGVFGGPYPFGIDPIWNIASNKLAFLNSFKMKMSVILGIFQMLFGVALSLLNHIYFKKPLNIYLGFIPEMIFMSSLFGYLVILIFYKWTAYDAHTSKEAPSLLIHFINMFLFSYEDTSNKMLYSGQKGLQCFLVVVALLCVPWMLVAKPLVLRQQYLRRKHLGTHNFGGIRVGNGPTEEDAEIIQHDQLSTHSEEGEEPTEDEVFDFGDTVVYQAIHTIEYCLGCISNTASYLRLWALSLAHAQLSEVLWTMVIHIGLSVRSLGGGLGLFFIFAAFATLTVAILLVMEGLSAFLHALRLHWIEFQNKFYTGTGFKFLPFSFDIIREGRFDD
- the ATP6V0A1 gene encoding V-type proton ATPase 116 kDa subunit a 1 isoform X1 — encoded protein: MGELFRSEEMTLAQLFLQSEAAYCCVSELGELGKVQFRDLNPDVNVFHRKFVNEVRRCEEMDRKLRFVEKEIKKANIPIMDTGENPEVPFPRDMIDLEANFEKIENELKEINTNQEALKRNFLELTELKFILRKTQQFFDEAELHHQQMADPDLLEESSSLLEPSEMGRGAPLRLGFVAGVINRERIPTFERMLWRVCRGNVFLRQAEIENPLEDPVTGDYVHKSVFIIFFQGDQLKNRVKKICEGFRASLYPCPETPQERKEMASGVNTRIDDLQMVLNQTEDHRQRVLQAAAKNIRVWFIKVRKMKAIYHTLNLCNIDVTQKCLIAEVWCPVADLDSIQFALRRGTEHSGSTVPSILNRMQTNQTPPTYNKTNKFTSGFQNIVDAYGIGTYREINPAPYTIITFPFLFAVMFGDFGHGILMTLIAVWMVVRESRILSQKSDNEMFNMVFSGRYIILLMGLFSTYTGLIYNDCFSKSLNMFGSSWSVRPMFNKANWSDALLETTPLLQLDPAIPGVFGGPYPFGIDPIWNIASNKLAFLNSFKMKMSVILGIFQMLFGVALSLLNHIYFKKPLNIYLGFIPEMIFMSSLFGYLVILIFYKWTAYDAHTSKEAPSLLIHFINMFLFSYEDTSNKMLYSGQKGLQCFLVVVALLCVPWMLVAKPLVLRQQYLRRKHLEGQPEEAQGSTNAQALEAAAAATGTHNFGGIRVGNGPTEEDAEIIQHDQLSTHSEEGEEPTEDEVFDFGDTVVYQAIHTIEYCLGCISNTASYLRLWALSLAHAQLSEVLWTMVIHIGLSVRSLGGGLGLFFIFAAFATLTVAILLVMEGLSAFLHALRLHWIEFQNKFYTGTGFKFLPFSFDIIREGRFDD
- the ATP6V0A1 gene encoding V-type proton ATPase 116 kDa subunit a 1 isoform X3 codes for the protein MGELFRSEEMTLAQLFLQSEAAYCCVSELGELGKVQFRDLNPDVNVFHRKFVNEVRRCEEMDRKLRFVEKEIKKANIPIMDTGENPEVPFPRDMIDLEANFEKIENELKEINTNQEALKRNFLELTELKFILRKTQQFFDEMADPDLLEESSSLLEPSEMGRGAPLRLGFVAGVINRERIPTFERMLWRVCRGNVFLRQAEIENPLEDPVTGDYVHKSVFIIFFQGDQLKNRVKKICEGFRASLYPCPETPQERKEMASGVNTRIDDLQMVLNQTEDHRQRVLQAAAKNIRVWFIKVRKMKAIYHTLNLCNIDVTQKCLIAEVWCPVADLDSIQFALRRGTEHSGSTVPSILNRMQTNQTPPTYNKTNKFTSGFQNIVDAYGIGTYREINPAPYTIITFPFLFAVMFGDFGHGILMTLIAVWMVVRESRILSQKSDNEMFNMVFSGRYIILLMGLFSTYTGLIYNDCFSKSLNMFGSSWSVRPMFNKANWSDALLETTPLLQLDPAIPGVFGGPYPFGIDPIWNIASNKLAFLNSFKMKMSVILGIFQMLFGVALSLLNHIYFKKPLNIYLGFIPEMIFMSSLFGYLVILIFYKWTAYDAHTSKEAPSLLIHFINMFLFSYEDTSNKMLYSGQKGLQCFLVVVALLCVPWMLVAKPLVLRQQYLRRKHLEGQPEEAQGSTNAQALEAAAAATGTHNFGGIRVGNGPTEEDAEIIQHDQLSTHSEEGEEPTEDEVFDFGDTVVYQAIHTIEYCLGCISNTASYLRLWALSLAHAQLSEVLWTMVIHIGLSVRSLGGGLGLFFIFAAFATLTVAILLVMEGLSAFLHALRLHWIEFQNKFYTGTGFKFLPFSFDIIREGRFDD
- the ATP6V0A1 gene encoding V-type proton ATPase 116 kDa subunit a 1 isoform X7, whose amino-acid sequence is MGELFRSEEMTLAQLFLQSEAAYCCVSELGELGKVQFRDLNPDVNVFHRKFVNEVRRCEEMDRKLRFVEKEIKKANIPIMDTGENPEVPFPRDMIDLEANFEKIENELKEINTNQEALKRNFLELTELKFILRKTQQFFDEMADPDLLEESSSLLEPSEMGRGAPLRLGFVAGVINRERIPTFERMLWRVCRGNVFLRQAEIENPLEDPVTGDYVHKSVFIIFFQGDQLKNRVKKICEGFRASLYPCPETPQERKEMASGVNTRIDDLQMVLNQTEDHRQRVLQAAAKNIRVWFIKVRKMKAIYHTLNLCNIDVTQKCLIAEVWCPVADLDSIQFALRRGTEHSGSTVPSILNRMQTNQTPPTYNKTNKFTSGFQNIVDAYGIGTYREINPAPYTIITFPFLFAVMFGDFGHGILMTLIAVWMVVRESRILSQKSDNEMFNMVFSGRYIILLMGLFSTYTGLIYNDCFSKSLNMFGSSWSVRPMFNKANWSDALLETTPLLQLDPAIPGVFGGPYPFGIDPIWNIASNKLAFLNSFKMKMSVILGIFQMLFGVALSLLNHIYFKKPLNIYLGFIPEMIFMSSLFGYLVILIFYKWTAYDAHTSKEAPSLLIHFINMFLFSYEDTSNKMLYSGQKGLQCFLVVVALLCVPWMLVAKPLVLRQQYLRRKHLGTHNFGGIRVGNGPTEEDAEIIQHDQLSTHSEEGEEFDFGDTVVYQAIHTIEYCLGCISNTASYLRLWALSLAHAQLSEVLWTMVIHIGLSVRSLGGGLGLFFIFAAFATLTVAILLVMEGLSAFLHALRLHWIEFQNKFYTGTGFKFLPFSFDIIREGRFDD
- the ATP6V0A1 gene encoding V-type proton ATPase 116 kDa subunit a 1 isoform X6: MGELFRSEEMTLAQLFLQSEAAYCCVSELGELGKVQFRDLNPDVNVFHRKFVNEVRRCEEMDRKLRFVEKEIKKANIPIMDTGENPEVPFPRDMIDLEANFEKIENELKEINTNQEALKRNFLELTELKFILRKTQQFFDEMADPDLLEESSSLLEPSEMGRGAPLRLGFVAGVINRERIPTFERMLWRVCRGNVFLRQAEIENPLEDPVTGDYVHKSVFIIFFQGDQLKNRVKKICEGFRASLYPCPETPQERKEMASGVNTRIDDLQMVLNQTEDHRQRVLQAAAKNIRVWFIKVRKMKAIYHTLNLCNIDVTQKCLIAEVWCPVADLDSIQFALRRGTEHSGSTVPSILNRMQTNQTPPTYNKTNKFTSGFQNIVDAYGIGTYREINPAPYTIITFPFLFAVMFGDFGHGILMTLIAVWMVVRESRILSQKSDNEMFNMVFSGRYIILLMGLFSTYTGLIYNDCFSKSLNMFGSSWSVRPMFNKANWSDALLETTPLLQLDPAIPGVFGGPYPFGIDPIWNIASNKLAFLNSFKMKMSVILGIFQMLFGVALSLLNHIYFKKPLNIYLGFIPEMIFMSSLFGYLVILIFYKWTAYDAHTSKEAPSLLIHFINMFLFSYEDTSNKMLYSGQKGLQCFLVVVALLCVPWMLVAKPLVLRQQYLRRKHLGTHNFGGIRVGNGPTEEDAEIIQHDQLSTHSEEGEEPTEDEVFDFGDTVVYQAIHTIEYCLGCISNTASYLRLWALSLAHAQLSEVLWTMVIHIGLSVRSLGGGLGLFFIFAAFATLTVAILLVMEGLSAFLHALRLHWIEFQNKFYTGTGFKFLPFSFDIIREGRFDD
- the ATP6V0A1 gene encoding V-type proton ATPase 116 kDa subunit a 1 isoform X5; translation: MGELFRSEEMTLAQLFLQSEAAYCCVSELGELGKVQFRDLNPDVNVFHRKFVNEVRRCEEMDRKLRFVEKEIKKANIPIMDTGENPEVPFPRDMIDLEANFEKIENELKEINTNQEALKRNFLELTELKFILRKTQQFFDEAELHHQQMADPDLLEESSSLLEPSEMGRGAPLRLGFVAGVINRERIPTFERMLWRVCRGNVFLRQAEIENPLEDPVTGDYVHKSVFIIFFQGDQLKNRVKKICEGFRASLYPCPETPQERKEMASGVNTRIDDLQMVLNQTEDHRQRVLQAAAKNIRVWFIKVRKMKAIYHTLNLCNIDVTQKCLIAEVWCPVADLDSIQFALRRGTEHSGSTVPSILNRMQTNQTPPTYNKTNKFTSGFQNIVDAYGIGTYREINPAPYTIITFPFLFAVMFGDFGHGILMTLIAVWMVVRESRILSQKSDNEMFNMVFSGRYIILLMGLFSTYTGLIYNDCFSKSLNMFGSSWSVRPMFNKANWSDALLETTPLLQLDPAIPGVFGGPYPFGIDPIWNIASNKLAFLNSFKMKMSVILGIFQMLFGVALSLLNHIYFKKPLNIYLGFIPEMIFMSSLFGYLVILIFYKWTAYDAHTSKEAPSLLIHFINMFLFSYEDTSNKMLYSGQKGLQCFLVVVALLCVPWMLVAKPLVLRQQYLRRKHLGTHNFGGIRVGNGPTEEDAEIIQHDQLSTHSEEGEEFDFGDTVVYQAIHTIEYCLGCISNTASYLRLWALSLAHAQLSEVLWTMVIHIGLSVRSLGGGLGLFFIFAAFATLTVAILLVMEGLSAFLHALRLHWIEFQNKFYTGTGFKFLPFSFDIIREGRFDD